The following are encoded in a window of Bacillota bacterium genomic DNA:
- a CDS encoding (Fe-S)-binding protein, with amino-acid sequence MVDLFRPQAAVAALRLLERRGLRVRFPWGQTCCGQFAFNAGHDREAAELGRRLVEAFEEPGDGVPVVALSGSCAAMVRAELPGLLEREARERGAGEAEARAWRERAERLAARVVELSHFLAGPEAAQAREGEPAPGGPAGAGLRVAYHNGCHMRRLLGVEEAPLRLLRQEGFEPLEPPAADQCCGFGGLFSLVEPSLSAAMADAKLASLEEAREAGAVALVSADLGCLLHLGGRLRRRGDAFPVVHLAEAAELAESGRLSEAALARASALAAREAPGRPAAERAGGGEG; translated from the coding sequence ATGGTGGACCTCTTCCGCCCGCAGGCGGCGGTGGCGGCCCTCCGCCTGCTGGAGCGGCGCGGCCTGCGGGTCCGTTTCCCCTGGGGGCAGACCTGCTGCGGACAGTTCGCCTTCAATGCCGGCCACGACCGGGAGGCGGCCGAGCTGGGCCGCCGCCTGGTGGAGGCCTTCGAGGAGCCGGGCGACGGGGTGCCGGTGGTGGCGCTCTCCGGCTCCTGCGCCGCCATGGTGCGCGCCGAGCTGCCCGGGCTGCTGGAGCGGGAGGCGCGGGAGCGGGGAGCCGGCGAGGCGGAGGCCCGCGCCTGGCGGGAGCGGGCGGAGCGGCTGGCGGCGCGGGTGGTGGAGCTGAGCCACTTCCTGGCGGGACCGGAGGCCGCGCAGGCGCGGGAGGGGGAGCCCGCCCCTGGAGGGCCGGCGGGCGCGGGGCTGCGCGTCGCCTACCACAACGGCTGCCACATGCGGCGCCTCCTGGGCGTGGAGGAGGCGCCGCTGCGCCTCTTGCGCCAGGAGGGCTTCGAGCCGCTGGAACCTCCGGCGGCCGACCAGTGCTGCGGCTTCGGCGGTCTCTTCTCGCTGGTGGAGCCCTCGCTTTCGGCGGCGATGGCCGACGCCAAGCTGGCTTCGCTGGAGGAGGCGCGGGAGGCCGGGGCGGTGGCGCTGGTCAGCGCCGACCTGGGGTGCCTTCTCCACCTGGGCGGTCGCCTGCGCCGCCGCGGCGACGCCTTCCCGGTGGTCCACCTGGCCGAGGCGGCGGAGCTGGCCGAGAGCGGCCGGCTGAGCGAGGCGGCGCTGGCCCGGGCCTCCGCGCTGGCCGCGCGGGAGGCGCCGGGGAGGCCGGCGGCCGAACGGGCGGGGGGTGGCGAGGGATGA
- a CDS encoding FAD-binding oxidoreductase — protein sequence MEQLSLDRQPERPGRPAEPSPGSAGGPPRAPRTIEPATEEEVARALAEATAASLAVLPRGGGSQWGLGEPPRAGDLVLSLAGLRGVVEHAPEELVVRVLAGTPLEELNRFLAAHGQWLPVEPVAAPGATVGGLLATGAAGARRLAFGTPRDMTTGLRFVLPDGRVMHNGARVVKNVAGYDVMRLLIGSLGTLAVLTEAWLRVRPLPARRETLLLAEEGPLEALDLGRRRIVAELLPTAVELLDAGAAARLGLPARSTLAVALEGDAPGVAYQRERIARLAAEATGGAAAPGLERLEAESSDAFWRAFHQELPAGSGLVVRAGVTLAELPALLAASLETGLEAARVAGAGHGVLRLFASPAEDDEALDEWALFLRRWRARAEALGGSAVVEKAPDRLRPRFPAWGTPPPSIGLMRAVKARFDPRGVLNPGRFVGGI from the coding sequence ATGGAGCAGCTTTCGCTGGACCGGCAGCCGGAGCGGCCGGGCAGGCCGGCGGAGCCTTCCCCCGGCTCCGCCGGCGGTCCTCCCCGGGCTCCCCGGACCATCGAGCCGGCGACCGAGGAGGAGGTGGCGCGGGCGCTGGCGGAGGCCACCGCCGCCTCCCTGGCCGTCCTCCCCCGGGGCGGAGGAAGCCAGTGGGGCCTGGGCGAGCCGCCCCGCGCCGGCGACCTCGTCCTCTCCCTGGCCGGCCTGCGGGGCGTGGTCGAGCATGCGCCCGAGGAGCTGGTGGTCCGCGTCCTGGCGGGGACGCCGCTGGAGGAGCTGAACCGCTTCCTGGCAGCGCACGGGCAGTGGCTCCCGGTGGAACCGGTAGCCGCGCCGGGCGCCACCGTGGGAGGCCTTCTGGCCACGGGCGCCGCCGGCGCCCGCCGCCTCGCCTTCGGGACGCCGCGCGACATGACCACGGGGCTCCGCTTCGTCCTGCCCGACGGGCGGGTGATGCACAACGGCGCACGCGTGGTCAAGAACGTGGCCGGCTACGACGTCATGCGCCTCCTGATCGGCTCGCTGGGCACCCTGGCCGTCCTGACCGAGGCCTGGTTGCGCGTCCGTCCCCTGCCGGCCCGGCGCGAGACGCTGCTCCTCGCCGAGGAGGGGCCCCTGGAGGCGCTGGACCTGGGCCGCAGGCGCATCGTGGCCGAGCTCCTGCCCACCGCCGTGGAGCTGCTCGACGCGGGAGCGGCCGCACGCCTCGGCCTGCCGGCCCGCAGCACGCTGGCCGTGGCGCTGGAGGGCGACGCCCCCGGGGTCGCCTACCAGCGGGAGCGGATCGCCCGGCTGGCGGCCGAGGCGACGGGCGGCGCGGCGGCGCCCGGCCTCGAGCGGCTGGAGGCGGAATCCTCCGACGCCTTCTGGCGGGCCTTCCACCAGGAGCTGCCGGCCGGCTCGGGCCTGGTGGTCCGCGCGGGCGTGACGCTGGCCGAGCTGCCGGCGCTCCTCGCCGCCTCGCTGGAGACCGGGCTGGAGGCGGCGCGCGTCGCCGGCGCCGGCCACGGCGTCCTCCGCCTCTTCGCCTCACCGGCGGAAGACGACGAGGCGCTGGACGAGTGGGCGCTCTTTCTGCGGCGCTGGCGCGCCCGGGCGGAGGCGCTCGGGGGGTCGGCCGTGGTGGAGAAGGCGCCGGACCGGCTTCGGCCCCGTTTTCCCGCGTGGGGGACGCCTCCTCCGTCCATCGGCCTGATGCGCGCCGTCAAGGCGCGCTTCGACCCGCGCGGCGTGCTCAATCCCGGCCGCTTTGTGGGAGGGATCTGA
- the aceB gene encoding malate synthase A, producing MAQRALPDGVEIRAEVTPAFAEILTPEAVAFVARLEREFGGRRLELLERRRERQAAFDAGAKPDFLEETRAVRETEWTVAPVPADLQDRRVEITGPASDRKMVVNAFNSGASTYMADFEDANSPTWENVIQGQINVRDAVRRRIDFTSEEGKRYRLNEQVATLVVRPRGWHLPEKHIWVDGRPASGALVDFGLAFFHNARELLERGSGPYFYLPKIESHREARLWDDVFTLAEQELGLPHGVTKATVLIETLPAAFEMDEILWELRDHSAGLNCGRWDYIFSSIKTLQAHPEWILPDRAQVTMTVPFMRAYVQLAIRTCHRREAHCIGGMAAQIPVKDDPEANERAFALVRADKEREASEGHDGTWVAHPGLVPVAKEVFDRLMPGPHQIERKRDDVHVTAEELLRVPEGTITEAGVRNNLSVAVQYIAAWLGGRGAVPIFHLMEDAATAEIARTQLWQWLHHPRGILDDGRRVTGELLERLLDEEMAKIRAEAGEESFARGHYEEARQILRELTFQESLPDFFTLAMYERLP from the coding sequence ATGGCGCAACGCGCGCTTCCCGATGGGGTGGAGATCCGGGCGGAGGTGACGCCCGCCTTCGCCGAGATCCTGACGCCGGAGGCCGTCGCCTTCGTCGCCCGGCTGGAGCGGGAGTTCGGCGGGCGCCGCCTGGAGCTCCTGGAGCGGCGGCGGGAGCGGCAGGCTGCCTTCGACGCGGGGGCGAAGCCGGACTTCCTGGAGGAGACGCGCGCCGTCCGCGAGACGGAGTGGACGGTGGCGCCGGTGCCGGCCGACCTGCAGGACCGGCGCGTCGAGATCACGGGGCCGGCCTCGGACCGGAAGATGGTGGTCAACGCCTTCAACTCGGGCGCGAGCACCTACATGGCCGACTTCGAGGACGCCAACTCGCCCACCTGGGAGAACGTGATCCAGGGCCAGATCAACGTGCGCGACGCGGTCCGCCGGCGGATCGACTTCACCAGCGAAGAGGGGAAGCGCTACCGGCTCAACGAGCAGGTGGCGACGCTCGTCGTCCGCCCGCGCGGCTGGCACCTGCCTGAGAAGCACATCTGGGTCGACGGCCGGCCGGCTTCGGGGGCGCTGGTCGACTTCGGCCTGGCCTTCTTCCACAACGCCCGTGAGCTCCTGGAACGGGGGAGCGGCCCCTACTTCTACCTGCCCAAGATCGAGAGCCACCGGGAGGCGCGCCTCTGGGACGACGTCTTCACCCTGGCCGAGCAGGAGCTGGGCCTGCCGCACGGGGTGACCAAGGCGACCGTGCTGATCGAGACGCTGCCCGCCGCCTTCGAGATGGACGAGATCCTCTGGGAGCTGCGCGACCACTCGGCCGGCCTCAACTGCGGCCGCTGGGACTACATCTTCAGCAGCATCAAGACCCTCCAGGCGCATCCGGAGTGGATCCTACCCGACCGCGCCCAGGTCACCATGACCGTCCCCTTCATGCGCGCCTACGTGCAGCTGGCCATCCGCACCTGCCACCGGCGCGAGGCGCACTGCATCGGCGGCATGGCCGCCCAGATCCCCGTCAAGGACGACCCGGAGGCCAACGAACGCGCCTTCGCCCTGGTCCGCGCCGACAAGGAGCGGGAGGCGAGCGAGGGCCACGACGGCACCTGGGTGGCGCACCCGGGCCTGGTGCCGGTGGCGAAGGAGGTCTTCGACCGGCTCATGCCCGGCCCCCACCAGATCGAAAGGAAGCGCGACGACGTCCACGTGACGGCCGAGGAGCTGCTGCGCGTGCCCGAGGGGACGATCACCGAGGCCGGCGTGCGCAACAACCTGAGCGTGGCCGTCCAGTACATCGCCGCCTGGCTCGGCGGCCGCGGCGCCGTCCCCATCTTCCACCTGATGGAGGACGCGGCCACGGCCGAGATCGCCCGCACCCAGCTCTGGCAGTGGCTCCACCACCCCAGGGGCATCCTGGACGACGGGCGCCGGGTGACGGGCGAGCTGCTGGAGCGCCTCCTCGACGAGGAGATGGCCAAGATCCGCGCCGAGGCGGGCGAGGAGTCCTTCGCCCGCGGCCATTACGAGGAAGCCCGCCAGATCCTGCGCGAGCTGACCTTCCAGGAGAGCCTCCCCGACTTCTTCACCCTGGCCATGTACGAGCGGCTGCCCTGA
- a CDS encoding lactate utilization protein: MTGEELAQAFRERWEALGGRLFLAGDGAGAVRAAFREAVLWLAGGSASPGPQAPPALLWSEAELAPLGLEEELAGLGFRAVAWRLLPGEAEGEGAARLRRLAAEAPLGVTGAAWAAAETGTLALYSGEATGRLVSLLPEAHLALLRRSRLVATLADGFRLLAGEAGRRGDLPSAVNLVSGPSRSADIEGELTTGVHGPARVAVVLGEW, from the coding sequence ATGACGGGAGAGGAGCTGGCGCAGGCCTTCCGCGAGCGCTGGGAGGCGCTGGGCGGGAGGCTCTTCCTGGCCGGGGATGGCGCCGGGGCGGTGCGCGCCGCCTTCCGCGAGGCCGTGCTCTGGCTGGCGGGCGGCAGCGCGTCGCCCGGACCCCAGGCGCCGCCGGCCCTCCTCTGGTCGGAGGCGGAGCTGGCTCCCCTCGGCCTGGAGGAGGAACTGGCCGGCCTGGGCTTCCGGGCGGTCGCGTGGCGCCTCCTCCCCGGGGAGGCGGAGGGGGAGGGCGCGGCCCGCCTGCGCCGCCTGGCGGCCGAGGCGCCGCTGGGGGTGACCGGGGCGGCCTGGGCGGCGGCCGAGACCGGCACCCTCGCCCTCTACTCGGGGGAGGCCACGGGCCGGCTGGTCAGCCTCCTGCCCGAGGCCCACCTGGCGCTCCTGCGCCGCTCGCGGCTGGTGGCGACGCTGGCTGACGGCTTCCGGCTGCTGGCCGGGGAGGCGGGCCGGCGGGGCGACCTGCCCTCGGCGGTCAACCTGGTCAGCGGGCCCAGCCGCAGCGCCGACATCGAGGGCGAGCTGACCACCGGCGTCCACGGGCCGGCGCGGGTGGCGGTGGTGCTGGGCGAGTGGTGA
- a CDS encoding lactate utilization protein yields MSGRLPRAPAPWPVRRSRALLETRLREAANRATRRLQEQKREAYRTFPRGEAMRRRAVEAKRRALGDLEALLEEATRHVEARGGRVFRARGPEEVAGYVLEVARRRGARRVVKSKSMTSEEVELNDRLEAAGLEVRETDLGEYIVQLAGERPAHILVPAAHKSRADIRELFAREAERTGEEPPAGDEPPELTAFARRRLRGEFLEAEIGISGGNFLVAETGTLVLITNEGNGRMVTSLPPVHIALVGIEKVVATWEELADLVQQPPLSGVGQRLTSYVSLLSGPRRPGELDGPEEFHLILLDNGRSDLLGSEFEDVLRCIRCGACLNVCPVFRAVGGGHAYGSVYSGPVGVVLTPLLAGLEHAPELPESLCSMCHACGEACPMEIDLPGHILRLRRQETRRGLAPRLFDRLLPLWSRLWSTPGGFLLSARLGRLGQRFWRREGRLTGAPGPLAGWFVSREMAPLAGESFHEWWRRNRGEAG; encoded by the coding sequence ATGAGCGGCCGGCTACCCCGGGCGCCCGCCCCCTGGCCGGTGCGGCGGAGCCGGGCGCTGCTCGAGACGCGGCTGCGCGAGGCGGCAAACCGGGCCACGCGCCGCCTCCAGGAGCAGAAGCGGGAGGCCTACCGGACCTTCCCGCGCGGGGAGGCGATGCGCCGCCGCGCCGTGGAGGCGAAGCGCCGCGCCCTGGGCGACCTGGAGGCGCTCCTGGAAGAGGCAACCCGGCACGTGGAGGCGCGCGGGGGGCGCGTCTTCCGCGCGCGCGGGCCCGAGGAGGTCGCCGGCTACGTGCTGGAGGTGGCGCGGCGGCGGGGCGCCCGGCGGGTGGTCAAGTCCAAGTCCATGACCAGCGAGGAGGTGGAGCTGAACGACCGCCTGGAGGCGGCCGGCCTCGAGGTCCGCGAGACGGACCTGGGCGAGTACATCGTCCAGCTGGCGGGCGAGCGGCCCGCCCACATCCTGGTGCCGGCCGCCCACAAGAGCCGGGCCGACATCCGGGAGCTCTTCGCGCGCGAGGCGGAGCGCACGGGCGAGGAGCCGCCGGCGGGCGACGAGCCGCCGGAGCTGACCGCCTTCGCCCGCCGCCGCCTGCGCGGCGAGTTCCTGGAGGCGGAGATCGGGATCAGCGGGGGCAACTTCCTCGTGGCGGAGACGGGGACGCTGGTGCTGATCACCAACGAGGGGAACGGGCGGATGGTCACCTCGCTCCCGCCCGTCCACATCGCCCTGGTGGGCATCGAGAAGGTGGTGGCCACGTGGGAGGAGCTGGCCGACCTGGTCCAGCAGCCGCCGCTGAGCGGCGTGGGACAGCGGCTCACCTCCTACGTCAGCCTGCTCAGCGGCCCGCGGCGGCCGGGCGAACTGGACGGCCCCGAGGAGTTCCACCTGATCCTCCTGGACAACGGGCGAAGCGATCTCCTGGGCAGCGAGTTCGAGGACGTGCTGCGCTGCATCCGCTGCGGCGCCTGCCTCAACGTCTGCCCGGTCTTCCGCGCCGTCGGCGGCGGTCACGCCTACGGGAGCGTCTACAGCGGCCCGGTGGGCGTGGTGCTGACGCCGCTTCTGGCGGGCCTCGAGCATGCGCCCGAGCTGCCGGAGTCGCTCTGCAGCATGTGCCATGCGTGCGGCGAGGCCTGCCCCATGGAGATCGACCTGCCCGGGCACATCCTCCGCCTGCGCCGCCAGGAAACCCGGCGCGGCCTGGCACCCCGCCTCTTCGACCGCCTCCTCCCGCTCTGGTCCCGCCTCTGGTCGACCCCCGGCGGCTTCCTTCTCTCCGCCCGCCTGGGCCGGCTCGGCCAGCGCTTCTGGCGGCGGGAGGGGCGGCTGACCGGGGCGCCCGGCCCCCTCGCCGGCTGGTTCGTCAGCCGGGAGATGGCGCCGCTGGCCGGGGAGAGCTTCCACGAGTGGTGGCGCCGGAACCGGGGTGAGGCTGGATGA